The DNA region AGGGCCTCTGTATCATCAAACATTTTACACTACATGAaggaatcattaaaaataatgcttttatcACTAAGGGTTGGACTGTacttttttaataactttattttatttatttatattttatatggtgctgggatcaaacccagtgcttcacatgtgctaggcaagcactctaccactgagtcacaatgcCGGCTCTCAGACTGTATATTCTTGAAATGTGATTTGTGTTtatgtgcgtgtatgtgtgtgtgtgtgtgtgtgtgtgtgtgtgtgtgtgtgtgttttgctaggAATTGACCCCTagagaggtgctctaccactgagctatagatCTGGCCCCTAATCCTTAGTTTTATTAGAAAGTACAATTAGTGAGGTAAGTTGAAATCCTTTAGAAGATTTTCCATAACCACTCCAGAATCCTGCCCAACTCATATTCAAAGGTCAGGAAAAAAACCCATTAACATTTGAAGATCATTATTATCTAATCCTGAGACAGcattaaatttcattaaaaaccAAGAAATTGAGAATAGGGAGTTTTCTGTTACCTTTGTAGCCAGGATAAAGTTTTCAGAGTTTGAGAATAAAATAGTTACTCGTGAAAGGAAGCACCATTGGTCAATGTTTTACTAGCCACCTACTACCTCAGTTGAGGTCTCTGTATGTGGCAGCCACTGGTTTGTTCTGGGTGGAAGCTACAAGAGTATATTCTGCTTCTGGCAACCTGAGAGGTTCAGAGTGAGGGTGGTGCACTTGTCCTAGGGAACACTGTGCAGCATGGTCAGGGAACCTCAGATCAGGCCCAGGTCCTCATAGATTGCTGTGGGAAGAAGCAATATTCATAGTTGgagttttaattattaaaagcCTACTTCATGTAATAGAGACAAAGAACTGGCCACTGGAATTATTGCCCTTCTGAGAAAGTCATCAAATTTTTGATAAGTGTAGCCCCATTCAAAAAGAACTTAGAAAAGgctacatactatatgattccaactatgtgacaaaaaaaggcaaaattatggaGAGTAATAAGATTAGTGGTTATGCAGGGTGTGatgacatatgcctgtaatcatagctatttgggaggctgagacagaggattgagatttgaggccagcctctgcagtttagcaagatcctatttcaaaattaaaaaaaaaaaaagattgaagatgtaactcattggtagagtgctcctgggttcaattcccagtcctggggagaaaaaaaaaagattagtggtTACCAGGGATGAGTGGCAAGAGAGGAATGAATAGGCAGAGCACAGTGTATATTTTAGGGTGGTGAAACTATTCTTTACAATACCACAATGGTGTGGTCATTATACATTTGCCCAAACCCAGAGAATGTAGAACATGaagagtgaaccctaatataaactatggactttaatGATAATGACATCTCAATGTAGGCTCAGCAAATATACCACTGTAGTGTGGAATATCCACAGTGGGGCTAAAATAAAGAGTTTGAGAAAagaactgatgaaagaaatctgAACACTTAAAACAAATTGAGCTGATGACTAACAGTATAAAGAAGATTCAATCTTGCCAAtcgtggtggtacacacctatatccccagcaacttgggaggtggaggcagaaagatcatacatgtatgaagacaggggATATATGGGAACTATCTAATTTCTGCTTGATTTGGTTATGAACCTAaaaactatcttaaaataaagtttattaatttaaaaaacctgaaatttacagaaaagttgcatgTAGAgtatagaaaactgaaaaatctttTAATCATTTGAAGTAAGTTGCCAGCATGACACACCATTACCCTCAAATGCTTTACGGGGAGTATGTAGAACATTCATCTATAAAATCACAATATAACCATTAAAATTAGCATTAGTCATTGTTACTACAATGTAACTATAAGTTCAATATTCTGCAGAAGCAGAAATATCACAGGTTcctggccagcctgggaaatttaccaagaccttgtctcaagacaaaatattttgggggagtaccagggattgaacccagggacatttgactacttagccacatccccatccctattttgtattttatttagagataaggtctcactgaattgcttagcacctcgatttggctgaggctggctttgaacttgtgatcctcctgcctcagcctcctaaacctctgggattacaggcatgtgccactatgtccGCCTGGCTAAGacaacaacatttttaaaaggatggtGTGGGagagctggtgatgtagctcagtggtagagtctttATCTAGTATGTGTGATGTCCAGTGTAACatcaccagcactgcaaaaattaaaaaaaaaaaagaccttatcTCTAGAAGGTGCAACAAAATATGTAAGATTTCAAGTAgcagaaagcaaaataaatgaaaaaatttaaaataacatcagAGGCCCTAAAAAGAGGCATTGGATGAAAATTCTGCTTTTCAAGAAAGCCTAAAGCTGTGCTTACAAGAAGCTGAAGAATGGAATGGAAGACTGAATGAATGAACTTATCTAATAGAACGGAAAGGTTAGAAACACTAAAGTGCACAAATTCTAAATGATACAGTCAGAAAAAATTCCAGggtgaaaatattctaaaaaatgagaaatggggCTGCTATTCCTGGAGAAGAAAGCATTTATGGTGGATCTGGGATATACCAAAGGAGAGTGAAAAAATGGATTCACACAGCTGAGTTACTTATTTAAAagcctcttgaaaaaaaaaaaagaagctaagtGTACAGTAAATTAAGGGCTGAAGATAAATTAGTTGATACACTTAATGATCCTTTGAAAAGTCTCCAATGAGTAAGTGTGTGATTACAGTTGGGAGGGGGGAACTCCCAGGAAGAGAGAAGCTAAAGCTTTGGCAGACACTTCAAGTTCTTTCAGAATTGcattaaggaaaagaaatgaattttcaccaaaaaacaaacaaacaaacaaaaatactcaaACAATTTAGAGGTAGTTTACCCTATAATTAGAGAGCAGAATCTTTCCAAAGCAGATGTAAAGCGAGGTCATGCATGTGAAGAGCTGAACTCCtataaaatcaaaactaaaattcttttagaaaaattcaaaagaactGCTGGCTATTATCAAAGCTAGTTTATTCCCTGTAGAAGAaagattctcaaaataaaaaacaaaagaggctggagatgtggctcagtagttaaccatccctaggttcaattcccagtaacaaaataagaataagaataagaaataaaaagaaaagaaaaaagaaaggttcaTGAGCTGGGTGCAGCagtacctgcctataatcccagtggcttgggaggctgaggcaggaggatcacaagttcaaagccagcctcagcaacttggtgaggtcctcagcaacttagtgagatcttgtctcacaataaaaaacatttaaaaagtgctgggaatgtggctcagtggttgagtgcccctaggttccatccccagtttaaaaatagaaagggaaaaataaaggaagagaggTTCATGATAATCAGTTTCGAGCTCTGTTGGCTGGGAGAAAACCTTGATGatttaagaagagaaaatgaatccATTTGAGTGTTTGGAAAAGAACACATAAACTGCTGACATTCCCTATGGAGCATTTGGAGAGGCCTAACAAGAAATCCCTGGGGAAACCAAAGAATGACCAGGTCTCCAAGAAAGAAGGAATCCAGCTCTGTTATGGAGATCCAAGGTCCAGTGTCCTGTAAGGATCACATGCTACCCTCCTAGTGTCAGGGTCCTAGATCCTTCCCTCAGGCCAACTCCATCTTGATGTGGATCCCCTACAGGAATGGGAGGCCTTATCCTACTTCTCCTCTCACTGATATACTCCAGATCTTCTTTTGGTTCCACTTTCCACCTGAACTGGGAGCCACTGGTCCAGGTGGTCCTTCCCTCATCCTCCTGTCAGCCATCAGATATTATAGAGGGTCAGAAAAACCCAAGGACGTGATATATTGCTTTCTTACCCTTTATTATGACCTCCTCATGGAAAGCTCCTAACTGTGGAGTGCTAGAGCTAGCATGAAGGAGCTGGTCAGAGCTGATTATGCACATCTTTTCCAACTCCACTTTGAGTGTCTTCACAGTGGTAGCTTGAAATGGAACACGCTGGGAGTATATTTGCATCCATGAAAGGGGCTCTCCAAATCAGATCTCCTCTGCAGAGCCACTTTATTATCACACTGTGTCCTTATGGCAGTAATTCTTCCTGTTTCATCAGAGTCCCAGGTGCCTGGGTTCCTTCTTCCAGAGATACTGTTTCCATTGGTCTTGGGGCAATGTCTGtgcattttacttttcaaaagttCCCTAGGTGGTTCCAATATGAAGCCAAGGTCAAGAACCACTGTCTTTCACCCAGCCTTTGATCTGTTTACATGTTACCTTAccatttatttaaggaaaaaaaacaatctattCTTTAAAGTTCTGAGTTCTCATCTACTGGGACCTCTCTCTCCTGAGGCAAGTAAAGAGCAGCAGGTGACAAGGCTGTAGAGTGCCTTACACAGAACCCAGGCTTTTTCTCAGCTAGAAATTCGCCAAGTATACTTTGGTGTTATTAATTTCTTTCCCATGAAgtaatctaaaattattctttatttgggGTGCCACTTTTGACATAGGtgatgccttttctttcttccataagactttgaaaatttttaggcaaaaataaagcattttgatGATTATTCAGTTTTTTGTTTAGAGCTGGCTGAGGCTTCGTTAACCCTaacaatatgttttaaatttatttcatgtaaGAAATAGAGGTCAAGGATTTGAGTTTTTGGTGGTATGGCTGCAGATGAGGCCTTTGCTGTATCTCCAGAAATACCCAAGATGGAAAGGTATGGGTTTTCTTTATGTGTTTCTTGGCTCACTCTGTGTTTGGTTGCTCCTTGAAAGGTTTTGCTTTGTAATAGGTCAAGCATGTACTTCTGTACTTTATTTGTGTTCAACTCTGAAAGGCATGGAACCAATCAGAAAGGAAGCTGATAGGAAATGATTTAGGGGTGAGAAAATAACTTTGGAGCCTGAAGGTATAGCTCAGTCGTGAagtctgagttcaatccccagtcctcctctattgaaggaaggaatgaaggaaagagaaagaaaggaaggagggaaagaaggaaggaaggaaggaaggaaggaaggaaggaaggaaggaaggaaggaaggaaggagggagggaggaagggagggaagaaagaaactttGATATTCTGTCACATTGTCAGTGTATGTTCCTCAAAGCATTACAGAACCATTTGCCCCTAGAGTTCAAATTCCAGGTGGCTTATAACTGCCTGgaatttgttattgttttttcagTGGAAGCAGGGCAATAATGCCAGAGTATGACAAGATGAAAATCTTAGCTTCACTTCTTCCACATAACAaagaattatttgttttatatggtaGAATTTTTATGTTTGAATAGTAGTCTATATTTCACAAATGCTTTGGATAAGAAGAGAAAATAGTGTTTATTTTCCCTTCATGTCAGTAACCAAGAGGtaagaaataagattttttttttcactcaaggGTTTTCTTCTCAGCCTCTCtaaactttacaaatgaaaaatttgcatttacttgttatatttatgaaataaatttaagaatatctgaaatttcagaataattttgtAAACACCCATGTGTTCACCacttagatattttaattttcacttaaaattgtTAGGTTCAATTGCTTTCTGAACAAACATTAAACTATGCTCatgaaacaaataagaaaacaacccttgctacaaaattattaaaataattttttaaaaaattatgtaatttgtcTTTGACAACATTGTGAAATTTGTAGTCCCATCTATGGTAATGAGCTCCACTCTGGTAACATTTGGCATCAAACTGTGGAGGGAACATGTAATTCATTTTCCCTATGAAAAAGCACGAAGGAACATGTGAACTTTTACAAAAAAGTTACAAAGGCCATCAAGATTTTAGTACTGTTCTGGTAAAGAAGACAATTTCAGGATCATAAATCTATGGCCTTTGGGGAGGGCTGTACTCTTTAATTTTTACCCATATTTGTAAAAATCCACAAAGGTGGTACTTAATAGAAAAGGTATATTTACCTCTGAATAATTTGATGTAGCAAATAAAATTGTTCTCATCAATCATTCATCTGCTCACTGTGTATGCCCTTAAAAAGAGCTCACATAGGGAGAAGGGTAGTTTACTACAGAGATAAATCATACAAACAAGTTTTGCATGAAATAGCACTAGTGGAAACAAAGTACTATAAGATAGTAGACCTTGGGAATGACTGATTTGTTTAGGGAGTCAGGGAAGTAGTCAAAGGGGCATCAATGTTGGAGTAGGTGAATATGAACATGTAGGTATAAACCATGATTGTTGCCTCTTCTCTGCTTGCAAAGTGAAGAGCAATGGtagaaatggaagaaattataaataccaattttactcattttatactttgaataGACTCTTGATAGAAGGATGGCTTAGCCAATAATTTTGGAGCTTAAAAAATGCTCCTGTGATATTCCAACAGGGCTTTTATTATCAAGAGTATTTCTGAAAGCCAAAATTAAGTCTTAAACAACTCTACACTCAAACTAGTACAGATGTGACAACATACTCAGGACATTTTGAGAAGTAGTTAATGAACTTGAGAGTGGAGCTAGTGATCACACAAATTAATCACACATTAGTTTTATTCAGAGGAATGAGAGCTGGAGCTTTGGCAGTACtggaaatgtgaaaaagaaaatacatgcaGTGAATACATGCAGTCATGTGAAAGTAGTCCCTGGCTGTGGGCAAGGGAAGAACGAGCTGAGAAAGGGAGAGGATTCAAGCAGAGCTCAGTGCTCTCTAGAGTGATACCATGTTCAGACCAATGGGAGTCTTAGCCAGTGATGACTGTAAAAATCAAGTGAttgataagaaattaaaaaatatgggctacagaataaggacagaggcagaagagagaaggaaacatACAGAATGCTAGCTAAGCGCAGCAACAATAAAAGTAACAGATGGCAAGAGCCACAGGAGCAATGGGACATTAAGAAGCATATAATCTGAATGTGAAAATGTTAGCGCTGAGATAATAAACCAGAGTAGCTCTGAATTGAGAGGAGTGTCTAAATCCATTTTGTGTAGCTATAACAAAAAATCTGACGTAGGATGGGATCTaatgaaaagaagtttatttggctcataatTCTAGTGACTGGCAGCCTCAAACAGCATGGCAGTGGTGTCTGGCAGGATCCCTATGTTGTATCAcaacatggcagatggcatcacatGAAGGGATTGTATGTTAGAGTGCTTATATGACAAGAGAGGAAGCAAAAGATTGGAGAGGCTCATCCTTTTTATCACAATTCACTCTATTGGGAGTTAATTCACTTGTGAGCCCTAATCCACTTTAAAAGACTCGAATTCATTCCTTTTCTAGGATGGTCATGACCCAGTCACCTCCCACCAGGAGCTTCCTCTTAAAGGGTCTACCACACTTGGGACCAAACTTCCACTATATGGACTTTTGAGGGACAAACCAAAGGGAGCAATCAGATGCCCACACTGTAAGTATTTTTATGGAATTTTGAAAGTACACTTTGGCTTTATTGAAGGGAGAGACATTCAGAGAAAGGACAACCCAGGGTCAATTTAATAATACACAGATTGTGTCTTGCTGAAGGCAcacaaaaaatacatgtaattcaGCAGTCTTAGGAAGGGGCAAGAAATGAGGTGTGGAAGATCAGTGGGATTCTGTTAGAGTGACAGTAAACCATAATATACTAGTATGATAGAGCCTGTACACTGGTGCCTTCAAAAAGAGTTATCATAAGAATTCCAAGGAAAATATGAGACGACACCCCCAATTCTGATCCAATGCTAATGGACAAAATAccatggattatttttttttcctaaggaaatgCTGATATCTGAGCTCTGTGCTTTTAAACATGTCTTTGGATATTTCAAAGCAAGACTTAGCATTCAAATCATCATTATGCCTGGTAAGAAAATGTCAGCAAACTCTAAAACTGCATAATAAATTGCTGACTATTTCAAAGAACTCATTTCTGAGCAAAATCTACTCCCTGTATCATTTTAGCAAGTTAATGTAACTAGGTTATTTTAACTAGGTAGCCCCTCCTTTGCTAGAGCAGGATCCTGTGAATTAGGTGTGCTTAAAAAAAGGGTAGGCTGATTCGTCTTATGCTACTACTATAGGCTTTTCCAAATTAAGTTTCAATTCTtggaaaatgtcattttcttaaaagattttaaaatgtcactcatttatttaaagaatatagtCTTCTGGATCgacaatgttttttttcccctactgatTTTATCAATTTCTGGTATCATTAATTAAAGTTATTCTGGAAGCACAgcaaagcaaaattattttattactagACAATTACAGAGCTTGCTCCCAAAGGAGTAGGCCATTGTCTTTTCtccttacattttattttcaattcaacatatcaaacaaaaaatattaactgtATATCAATTACAATTTTCTGGGGGTACACTTTAACAAAACCCCTGTAGCTTGGCCTTGTGGTGCACACTTATAGTCACAGTGACTCAGgatgctggggcaggaggatcaaaagttcaaggccagcctaagcaacttggtgaggtcctaagcaacttagtgagaccctgactcaaaataaaaaagccaaaaaaaaaaaaaaaaaaaaaaaaggactgaagatgtggcttagtgctaAATTGCCTCTGAGTTTATCCCTGGTAACCACCCCaccaccaaacaaaaacaaaaattacacatCTATAAACGATTTAAATAGCGTAGAATTTATTATCTCACATGACAAGACTTCTCAAGGATTGATTAAATCAGTGTTTCAATGATGTCATCAAGGATGCAGGTACTGTCCATCTTTCTGCTTTCCCATCTTCTGGGAAACCATAAAGCAAGACTTAAAGGACTTAAAAGAAATGAAGCTgtatgtggtggcacacatccaTAATCCTAGTgagtcaggaaactgaggcaaattttgaggccagccttggcaatttagtgacaccctatttaaaaaaaaaaaaaagggtgtgtgtgtgtttgggggggggaAGCTAGCTCAAAAAACAAATCAatcaaaccaaaaacaaaacaaaacaaaccaccacaacaacaaaactctacaaaagaaacaagaaacaaaaaatttacatatgctcatttaattttttgcagTTGTTATAAAgcttatgtataaatataaaaatgttcatagaaGTGTAAAAACTTGATCCAAATCTGTGTGTACACTATGATctcattatttataaatatgcaaGGGGTAAAAGGTGTGAAAGAAAATACACCAGCCCGCATAGAGgccacacatttgtaatcccagaggctcaggaggctgagacaggaggattgtgagttcaaagccagcctcagcaaaagcgaggtgttaagcaagttagtgagaccctgtctctaaataaaatacaaaataggtctgtggatgtgcctcagtggtggaaagcctgagtttaatccctgatatcCACCAGCTCCCACCCCtcacaaaacagaataaaacaaacaaacaaaaaaagaaagaaagaaagaaagaaagaacgaaagaaagaaaatacagtaaaTGTTAAGCATAGATTAAGGCAAAGGATTTTTCCTTATTGTCATCACAGggacattttctttattgtccAATGTGGTTAAAATTACTTCTTACAATGGAAATAGTGATAACAGAATCAagaacgggctggggatgtggctcaagcggtggggtgctcacctggcatgtgtgcagccccagttcgatcctcagcaccacatacaaacaaagatgttgtgtccgccaaaaactaaaaaataaatattaaaaaaaaattctctctctccctctctctcactctatctttaaaaaaaaaagaatcaaggatAAAAGCCTCTTCATTTGCCCTCTGATTTGTATATGAAGAATTAAAAACCTATTCTACATTCATCATTAAGATGCCCTTAAGCTTTAACAGTTTGAGGCTGTCAACctcaaaatttatttacttttggacTGCTAATCCTGTCACAATTTGCATGGGAAAGAATGACAGAAGGGATTCTTCAGAACTCAAATTAGAATTTTGAATCTCAGCTTCCAAGTAGCAGAACCAAGACTAGGACCCAAATCTACTAGGATATCGAATACTTTTATAGCTTCCGGTCTACCCACGAGTATTAATAAACTTGTCATGTTTGTTGCTGAACCCTGGCATTACTGCCATTCTGGCTAGCCTGGGGGTTGGATTTCTCGCGCCCCAGTTGCTTCTCTCCACCAGTTGGCGGCCAGGAGAAGCTTCTCCCtgttctttcccctttccttgcAGAGCTCTCCCAGGCTCCGGCAGGGGACGCTAGCACCATCTAGTTGCAAGGCCCCTCCCCCGGCCAACCGTCGATTGGGCCGGCGCGTGACGTCACGCCGTTTTAGCCAAACAAATGGGTTTCGGGGCGAGCGTTGGGCTCCGCCGCGCCGCGCTGGGTGCTCTGTCCGCCTCAGCTGTGGGGAGCGAGCCAGGCCTGCTGCCGCCTCTTCATCGGGCTGGTGCAGCCCCTGGCCAGGCCCCGGCCGGGGCAGGAGCACAGGTGGGCCGGGGCCGAGTGGAGTGGGGCGCGAGGGGCAACACGGCCCGGGCCGGCGGCCACCGTGGCCGCTCCCCGCCCCCTCCCGCCGCCCGCCGGCACTCCCGGGGCGCGGggcgggtgggggcgggggcacCGCCTGTGGGTCTCGGGCTCGCGGCGCCCGGCGCGACCCTGGAAGGACCCGTGGCCCGCGCCTCCTCCGGGGCGCCCTCTACCCGCGTGCGGGCCCTCTGAGGGTCGTGCTGGCCGGCGGGTGGGAGCAGGGTCCCGGGCCCCTGGAGCGGGATCCGGCCGTGTACAGACACCGAACCTGCGCTCTACCTTTGGGCGGTGAGGAAGTGGGGTCGCATCACCTGGTCGCGCCCGCCTGGGCTCGGCCACTCTGCCCTTACTTGCCTCAGCGCAGGTGAGCTGGCGCTTATCTTTAACCTTCCTCGGGGACCGGGCAGGACCAAGGCACGGATGGTTCCTTGGCTCCTCCGGGCTGGCGCAGGGCAACTGCAGTTCCGCGCCAGTGGACGATGAAGTCATAGTGCCTGTAGGTCCGCGTCTCTGTGACGTCAGGGGTTTGCAGAGAGGGGCCGTGATGTCATAGCAGGCCCTGAGAGGGATCGTTAGCTGGCGGGAGGGCCAGGAGGATCCATGGGGGAGAAAAAGGAAGTTCGGTCTTCTGTCAACGCGAGGAATCGCAGTGGATTTGAATCGAAAGTTGCCGGATATCAGCGTTTTCCAGTTTTAATGTAATAGTTGTCAACTGCTTAAACTTCAGTTCAAACACTAATTTTTAGTACAGTTGAGAGATACATTTGATCGAGAAAAATCTAAATTAGGGTAGGAGGGTTTTGGCGGGGAAGAGAGGACGTTGGGGTtttcaatataagtgattttcagAAAATTAGAACTCATAGTTTGATAGTTGGTGATTGGAATTGCTGAAAAAAATAGAGCCAGTTGGAGTTTGTCTTACTTTTTTG from Ictidomys tridecemlineatus isolate mIctTri1 chromosome 5, mIctTri1.hap1, whole genome shotgun sequence includes:
- the LOC144377787 gene encoding uncharacterized protein LOC144377787, translating into MTSSSTGAELQLPCASPEEPRNHPCLGPARSPRKVKDKRQLTCAEASKGRVAEPRRARPGDATPLPHRPKVERRFGVCTRPDPAPGARDPAPTRRPARPSEGPHAGRGRPGGGAGHGSFQGRAGRREPETHRRCPRPHPPRAPGVPAGGGRGRGAATVAAGPGRVAPRAPLHSAPAHLCSCPGRGLARGCTSPMKRRQQAWLAPHS